The following proteins are co-located in the Vigna angularis cultivar LongXiaoDou No.4 chromosome 2, ASM1680809v1, whole genome shotgun sequence genome:
- the LOC108328223 gene encoding carotenoid cleavage dioxygenase 7, chloroplastic, translating to MQTKPIHNTPTYIPPPIRPSPPVHQTPSSTPPTKPRAISISTPNIPVAIPIPPTIEPDDSIAAYYDYQFLFMSQRSEATRPITLSTVEGVIPVDFPTGTYYLTGPGLLTDDHGSTVHPLDGHGYLRAFTFDNVTKNVKYMAKYIRTEAHVEEHDPETKKWKFTHRGPFSVLKGGKKVGNTKVMKNVANTSVLKWGGKLLCMWEGGEPYEIQAGTLDTIGQYNIMDAVDLEDHHDESRGGDVWEVAANILKPILYGVFKMPPRRLLSHYKVDSRRDRLLTVSCNAEDMLLPRSNFTFTEYDSNFKVVQKQNFRIPDHLMIHDWAFTDTHYIVFANRIKLDVLGSMAAVYGMSPMISALRVNPSKSTSPIYLIPRFPEKQKGKERDWRVPVEAPSQLWLLHVGNAFEVRHQHGNLDIQIQAAACSYQWFNFSKLFGYDWQKRKLDPAIMNVKGGTELLPHLVQVSIKLDSDYNCQECNVKPMKKWKKSSDFPTTNPAFSGKKNKYLYAATTLGSRKTLPCFPFDTVVKLDLDNDSAQTWSAGRRRFIGEPIFVPKGDGEDDGYLLVVEYAVSMNRCYLVILNPKRIGSDNALVARIEIPSHLNFPLGFHGFWAAN from the exons ATGCAGACCAAACCCATCCACAACACCCCAACATACATTCCTCCACCCATTAGGCCATCGCCTCCGGTGCACCAAACCCCCTCCTCCACACCACCGACCAAACCCCGTGCAATATCCATTTCCACACCCAATATTCCGGTTGCCATACCAATTCCACCAACTATTGAACCTGATGACTCCATAGCCGCATACTATGACTACCAATTCTTGTTCATGTCACAAAGATCCGAAGCAACTCGACCCATTACTCTGAGCACCGTGGAAGGTGTGATCCCGGTCGATTTCCCCACCGGCACGTACTACCTAACCGGACCGGGGCTTTTGACCGATGACCACGGCTCCACGGTTCATCCTTTGGATGGGCATGGTTACTTAAGAGCATTCACCTTTGATAATGTTACTAAGAATGTGAAATACATGGCTAAGTACATTAGAACGGAAGCACATGTAGAGGAACATGACCCCGAGACCAAGAAGTGGAAATTCACACATAGAGGACCATTTTCGGTGTTGAAGGGTGGAAAAAAGGTAGGGAACACTAAGGTCATGAAAAATGTGGCTAACACTAGTGTACTAAAGTGGGGAGGGAAACTCCTGTGCATGTGGGAAGGTGGGGAACCGTATGAGATCCAAGCTGGTACGTTGGATACGATTGGACAATACAACATCATGGATGCTGTTGATTTGGAAGATCATCATGATGAGAGTAGAGGTGGTGATGTTTGGGAGGTGGCTGCCAACATACTGAAGCCTATATTATATG GAGTGTTTAAGATGCCCCCAAGGAGACTCTTGTCTCACTACAAGGTTGATTCTAGAAGAGACAGGCTACTCACTGTGTCATGCAATGCAGAAGACATGTTGCTTCCACGCAGTAATTTTACATTTACGG AGTACGACTCAAATTTCAAAGTAGTGCAGAAGCAAAATTTCAGAATCCCAGATCACTTGATGATCCATGATTGGGCTTTCACAGATACCCACTACATAGTGTTTGCCAATCGCATAAAACTCGATGTACTAG gaTCAATGGCAGCAGTGTATGGGATGTCTCCAATGATATCAGCATTAAGAGTTAACCCAAGTAAGAGCACATCTCCTATATACCTGATTCCAAGGTTTCCAGAGAAGCAAAAGGGCAAGGAGAGAGATTGGAGAGTACCAGTTGAAGCACCTTCACAGTTGTGGTTGCTTCATGTTGGCAATGCCTTTGAAGTTAGACATCAACATGGGAATTTGGACATCCAAATACAAGCTGCTGCTTGCTCTTACCAATGGTTCAATTTCAGCAAATTATTTG GATACGACTGGCAAAAGAGGAAGCTAGACCCTGCAATAATGAATGTCAAAGGTGGAACTGAGTTATTGCCTCATCTTGTTCAG GTATCTATAAAATTAGATTCAGACTACAATTGCCAAGAATGTAATGTGAAGCCCatgaagaaatggaagaaatccTCAGATTTTCCGACGACCAACCCAGCATTTTCCgggaagaaaaacaaatatctGTACGCAGCAACAACTTTAGGATCTCGAAAAACATTACCATGTTTCCCTTTCGACACTGTAGTGAAACTAGATCTAGACAATGATTCTGCACAAACTTGGAgtgctggaagaagaagattCATTGGTGAACCCATTTTTGTTCCCAAAGGTGACGGAGAAGATGATGGCTATCTTCTTGTCGTTGAG